A region from the Metopolophium dirhodum isolate CAU chromosome 9, ASM1992520v1, whole genome shotgun sequence genome encodes:
- the LOC132952036 gene encoding solute carrier family 35 member E1 homolog, producing MVVASKEVVTVALLCCVWYVVSSGSNVVGKTLLNQFPYPMTVTMVQLLSIAVYSGPFFNLWGVRRFVDISWPYYFKLIVPLALGKFVGSVFTHVSLWKVPVSYTHTIKATMPLFSVILSRIILGEKQCLKVYLSLVPIIAGVAIASFTEISFDVIGLMSALAATLQHTLQNIFSKKVLHDTGIHHLRLLHILGRLALMMFLPVWLYFDFWHLVTVSNFKMNNESYKVLGLLFTDGILSWLQNILAFSVMSMVTSLTYAVASSSKRIFVVAASLFVIGNPVTINNVCGMALALFGVIAYNKAKYDARRTDQKRVILPMTYQHTNNSTFWQNGTGNSSYVNGNKSLFV from the exons ATGGTCGTAGCATCCAAAGAAGTCGTCACTGTGGCTTTGTTGTGCTGTGTATGGTACGTAGTAAGCTCCGGTAGCAATGTAGTTGGCAAGACGCTTTTAAACCAATTCCCATATCCAATGACCGTGACCATGGTGCAGCTCCTGTCCATAGCTGTTTATTCGGGTCCGTTTTTCAACTTATGGGGCGTTAGACGATTCGTTGACATAAGTTGGCCCTATTATTTTAAGCTTATAGTGCCACTTGCTCTTGGGAAGTTTGTTGGATCAGTTTTCACACATGTCAGTCTATGGAAAGTACCAGTTTCCTATACACACACAA TAAAAGCTACCATGCCACTGTTTAGTGTTATATTGTCAAGAATAATATTAGGagaaaaacaatgtttaaaa gtatatttgtCATTAGTACCCATAATTGCTGGAGTTGCCATCGCATCTTTCACAGAGATATCTTTTGATGTAATAGGACTGATGAGTGCTTTGGCAGCTACATTGCAACACAcattgcaaaatatattttctaaaaaagtaCTTCATGACACTGGTATTCACCATTTACGCCTGTTACATATACTAGGTCGTCTAGCATTGATGATGTTCCTACCCGTGTGGCTTTATTTCGATTTTTGGCATCTAGTGacagtttcaaattttaaa atgAATAATGAATCGTACAAAGTATTAGGTTTGCTGTTTACTGATGGTATACTTAGttggttacaaaatatattggcaTTTAGTGTTATGTCAATGGTTACATCTTTAACATATGCCGTAGCCAGTTCATCAAAACGAATATTTGTAGTGGCTGCATCTTTATTTGTGATTGGAAATCCAGTTACCATTAATAATGTTTGTGGTATGGCATTGGCTCTGTTTGGTGTTATTGCGTACAataag GCTAAATATGATGCCAGACGAACAGATCAGAAACGTGTAATATTGCCAATGACATACCAACACACAAACAATTCTACATTTTGGCAAAATGGTACCGGAAATTCCAGTTATGTTAACggaaataaatcattatttgtcTAA
- the LOC132952056 gene encoding ADP-ribosylation factor-like protein 8B-A — MMTLINRILDWIKSKFWTEEMELTLVGLQCSGKTTFVHVIASGQFNQDMIPTVGFNMRKVTKNNVTIKIWDIGGQPRFRSMWERYCRGVNAIVYMVDAADTDKLEASRNELHNLIDKPQLAGIPVLVLGNKRDLPNALDEVELIDRMNLNAIQDREICCYSISCKEQENIDITLQWLISHSKSNRQSST; from the exons ATGATGACCCTAATAAATCGGATACTTGATTGGATTAAGAGTAAATTTTGGACTGAAGAAATGGAACTCACCCTCGTTGGACTACAATGTTCTGGCAAAACTACATTTGTTCATGTAATTGCA tcTGGTCAATTTAATCAAGATATGATACCAACAGTTGGTTTCAATATGCGAAAagtgacaaaaaataatgtcaCTATTAAAATATGGGATATTGGTGGTCAGCCACGTTTCCGATCTATGTGGGAGAGGTATTGCCGAGGAGTTAATGCTATTgt tTATATGGTAGATGCAGCCGACACTGATAAATTAGAAGCTTCAAGAAATGAACttcataatttaatagataAACCACAATTAGCTGGTATACCTGTCTTAGTTTTGGGTAACAAGAGAGATTTACCAAATGCTCTAGATGAAGTTGAACTGATTGACAGGAT gaatTTAAATGCCATTCAAGATCGAGAAATTTGTTGCTATTCGATATCTTGCAAAGAACAAGAAAACATTGATATTACTTTGCAATGGTTGATTAGCCATTCAAAATCTAATCGTCAGTCATCAACGTAA
- the LOC132952572 gene encoding ER membrane protein complex subunit 1 isoform X2 codes for MVSKLIFAVLLSSFLFTVNGLYEDQAGKFDWKQNYVGEVKFSSIDVDVTTKRLYVATEKNVVASLAIDTGDIIWRQILEKGPEGRVELIHPTKSKIITVSGVDVIKVRGWDVKDGYLHFEWSTETSNVLYLFVFNGHLHNVYSSNNLIAVDTYHLETGVKGKATYTFPAHWFSDSDRCALSSGSLACLDVAGKLNIGSLIKSNTDRLGLDMIGDTIEAIPGSPIPAFIVTNKNVEKLVYVKENKILVRSLTSRSSSFIYTYMADRHILLQISSPMQDTIVTEGSILEDSTVIESLSSKESKSSLKISNPRISSAFCGRSKANTVNCVALVSTQDQSLMLLKMPGSIKWHREESLTNIINVEFVDLPVSDIEAAIEKEFGNKESGAFSMFVRRLFSQLQQLRTLFATVLGIIESPSETTGTKSNLVRDQFGLHKIIVTVTSAGKIFGIDNLNGEILWSVLLCGVGTFYENKVNGLPSAPMHLQRNSKHLSYSPMCTLLLKSEDSENTVLFTFNPINGESKNGVTQVPYRVVQAVPLPVLNIEMVRSLILFDSSNLPHLYPADTSLSSKPPPLYIYIANPTNGLLQGFTVDVPISGKDLSAKEVWKTQFNKPTQIIAIGSRDAMEHVHSQGRVLSDRSVLYKYINPNMVAILTLAPDTTHKSVLTLHLLDAVSGIIIYSVVHKRASHPIHLVHSENWLLCSYYNDKTRRTEIASYELYDGNQLSNSSDFSSVGGSLIPPIVEKQAYILPGFLQAMKPTITEKGITSKHILMATTTGHLLEVPWAFLDPRRPLGEPKEEGAIPYIPELPMPSESMINYNKSLMRVDGIYTTPSSLESTCLVFVYGLDLFYTRVAPSKTFDVLKEDFDYLVIIIVTTILLISAYVTKNLASQKALKQAWK; via the exons atggtttcCAAACTTATATTTGCTGTCTTATTATCTTCATTTTTATTCACTGTCAACGGGCTATACGAAGACCAAGCTGGAAAATTTGACTG gAAACAAAATTATGTTGGTGAAGTTAAATTTTCATCAATCGATGTTGATGTAACAACAAAAAGGCTTTATGTTGCAACTGAGAAAAATGTTGTAGCTTCTTTAGCTATAGACACTG GTGATATTATTTGGAGACAAATTTTGGAAAAAGGACCTGAAGGTCGTGTTGAACTAATACATCCAACCAAATCTAAAATCATTACAGTAAGTGGAGTTGATGTAATCAAAGTGAGAGGATGGGATGTCAAAGATggatatttacattttgaatgGAGTACAGAGACTAGTAATGTCctgtatttgtttgtttttaacgGACACCTTCATAATGTGTATTCTTCAAACAATTTAATAGCTGTTGACACCTACCATTTAGAAACCGGTGTCAAAGGAAAAGCTACCTATACTTTCCCAGCACATTGGTTTAGTGATTCTGATCG ttgTGCATTATCCTCTGGAAGTTTAGCCTGTCTTGATGTAGctggaaaattaaatattggatCATTAATAAAATCTAATACGGATCGTTTAGGTCTTGATATGATCGGAGATACAATTGAGGCCATCCCCGGAAGCCCAATACCTGCATTTATcgttacaaataaaaatgtagaaaaattagtttatgtcaaagaaaataaaattcttgTACGATCTTTAACATCCAGATCATcatcatttatatatacatatatggctGACAGGCATATTCTATTACAAATTTCTTCACCTATGCAA gacACCATCGTAACAGAAGGTTCGATATTAGAGGATTCTACTGTTATTGAAAGTTTGTCATCAAAGGAGTCTAAGAGTTCTTTAAAAATTTCTAATCCAAGAATATCTTCTGCATTTTGTGGACGTAGTAAAGCAAATACTGTTAACTGTGTTGCTTTAGTTTCAACACAAGATCAATCATTAATGCTTCTTAAAATGCCAg GTTCAATAAAATGGCACAGAGAAGAAtctttaactaatattataaatgtagagTTTGTGGATTTACCAGTTTCTGATATTGAAGCAGCAATTGAAAAAGAATTTGGAAACAAAGAAT ctGGCGCTTTCAGTATGTTTGTTCGACGTTTGTTCAGTCAGTTACAACAATTACGCACTCTGTTTGCAACTGTTCTTGGAATAATTGAATCACCTTCTGAAACGACTGGAACAAAAAGTAATCTAGTTCGGGATCAGTTTggtttacataaaattattgtaactgTTACTAGTGCAGGAAAG ATATTTGGAATTGACAATTTAAATGGTGAAATTCTCTGGTCTGTTCTGTTGTGTGGTGTTGGAACATTCTATGAAAACAAGGTTAATGGATTGCCATCAGCTCCTATGCATTTACAAAGAAACTcaaaacatttatcatattcACCAATGTGTACACTGTTATTGAAAAGcgaa gATTCAGAAAATACagttttgtttacatttaacCCAATTAATGGTGAATCCAAAA ATGGTGTTACACAAGTTCCATACAGAGTTGTACAAGCTGTTCCTCTTCCAGTTTTGAATATTGAGATGGTCCGTAGTCTAATATTGTTTGACAGTTCCAATTTGCCTCATCTTTATCCTGCTGATACATCATTATCCTCTAAGCCACCTCCATTGTATATATACATTGCTAATCCTACAAATGGATTATTGCAAGGATTCACTGTTGATGTACCAATCTCAGGAAAG GATCTTTCTGCTAAAGAAGTTTGGAAAACACAATTCAATAAACCTACTCAAATAATAGCGATTGGCTCACGAGATGCTATGGAACATGTACATTCTCAGGGTAGAGTTCTAAGTGACAGAAgtgttttatacaaatatattaatccCAATATGGTGGCTATTTTGACGTTGGCTCCTGATACAACACATAAAA GTGTTTTGACATTACATTTGTTGGATGCAGTCAGcggtataattatttactctGTTGTTCATAAACGAGCTTCTCATCCTATACATTTAGTTCATTCTGAAAATTGGCTATTATGTTCCTATTACAATGATAAAACTAGACGAACTGAAATAGCATCTTATGAGCTGTATGATGGAAATCAACTTTCAAACTCTTCag atttttcttcCGTTGGAGGTAGTTTAATCCCCCCAATTGTAGAAAAGCAAGCTTACATACTTCCTGGATTTTTACAAGCCATGAAACCAACCATCACTGAAAAAGGAATTACCAGCAAACATATATTAA tgGCTACTACAACTGGTCATTTATTAGAAGTACCTTGGGCATTTTTAGACCCTCGTAGACCATTAGGTGAACCTAAAGAAGAAGGAGCGATACCGTACATCCCTGAACTTCCAATGCCATCTGAatctatgataaattataacaaaagtcTCATGCGAGTTGATGGTATATACACTACACCCAGCAGTCTAGAATCTACATGTTTAGTTTTTGTTTATGGATtag atttattttatacaagagTGGCTCCTTCTAAAACGTTTGATGTACTGAAAGAAGATTTTGATTatctagtaataattattgttaccaCAATTCTTTTAATAAGTGCTTATGTAACAAAAAACCTTGCCTCGCAAAAAGCATTAAAACAAGCATGGAAATAA
- the LOC132952572 gene encoding ER membrane protein complex subunit 1 isoform X1: MVSKLIFAVLLSSFLFTVNGLYEDQAGKFDWKQNYVGEVKFSSIDVDVTTKRLYVATEKNVVASLAIDTGDIIWRQILEKGPEGRVELIHPTKSKIITVSGVDVIKVRGWDVKDGYLHFEWSTETSNVLYLFVFNGHLHNVYSSNNLIAVDTYHLETGVKGKATYTFPAHWFSDSDRCALSSGSLACLDVAGKLNIGSLIKSNTDRLGLDMIGDTIEAIPGSPIPAFIVTNKNVEKLVYVKENKILVRSLTSRSSSFIYTYMADRHILLQISSPMQDTIVTEGSILEDSTVIESLSSKESKSSLKISNPRISSAFCGRSKANTVNCVALVSTQDQSLMLLKMPGSIKWHREESLTNIINVEFVDLPVSDIEAAIEKEFGNKESFLDHSVSTGAFSMFVRRLFSQLQQLRTLFATVLGIIESPSETTGTKSNLVRDQFGLHKIIVTVTSAGKIFGIDNLNGEILWSVLLCGVGTFYENKVNGLPSAPMHLQRNSKHLSYSPMCTLLLKSEDSENTVLFTFNPINGESKNGVTQVPYRVVQAVPLPVLNIEMVRSLILFDSSNLPHLYPADTSLSSKPPPLYIYIANPTNGLLQGFTVDVPISGKDLSAKEVWKTQFNKPTQIIAIGSRDAMEHVHSQGRVLSDRSVLYKYINPNMVAILTLAPDTTHKSVLTLHLLDAVSGIIIYSVVHKRASHPIHLVHSENWLLCSYYNDKTRRTEIASYELYDGNQLSNSSDFSSVGGSLIPPIVEKQAYILPGFLQAMKPTITEKGITSKHILMATTTGHLLEVPWAFLDPRRPLGEPKEEGAIPYIPELPMPSESMINYNKSLMRVDGIYTTPSSLESTCLVFVYGLDLFYTRVAPSKTFDVLKEDFDYLVIIIVTTILLISAYVTKNLASQKALKQAWK; this comes from the exons atggtttcCAAACTTATATTTGCTGTCTTATTATCTTCATTTTTATTCACTGTCAACGGGCTATACGAAGACCAAGCTGGAAAATTTGACTG gAAACAAAATTATGTTGGTGAAGTTAAATTTTCATCAATCGATGTTGATGTAACAACAAAAAGGCTTTATGTTGCAACTGAGAAAAATGTTGTAGCTTCTTTAGCTATAGACACTG GTGATATTATTTGGAGACAAATTTTGGAAAAAGGACCTGAAGGTCGTGTTGAACTAATACATCCAACCAAATCTAAAATCATTACAGTAAGTGGAGTTGATGTAATCAAAGTGAGAGGATGGGATGTCAAAGATggatatttacattttgaatgGAGTACAGAGACTAGTAATGTCctgtatttgtttgtttttaacgGACACCTTCATAATGTGTATTCTTCAAACAATTTAATAGCTGTTGACACCTACCATTTAGAAACCGGTGTCAAAGGAAAAGCTACCTATACTTTCCCAGCACATTGGTTTAGTGATTCTGATCG ttgTGCATTATCCTCTGGAAGTTTAGCCTGTCTTGATGTAGctggaaaattaaatattggatCATTAATAAAATCTAATACGGATCGTTTAGGTCTTGATATGATCGGAGATACAATTGAGGCCATCCCCGGAAGCCCAATACCTGCATTTATcgttacaaataaaaatgtagaaaaattagtttatgtcaaagaaaataaaattcttgTACGATCTTTAACATCCAGATCATcatcatttatatatacatatatggctGACAGGCATATTCTATTACAAATTTCTTCACCTATGCAA gacACCATCGTAACAGAAGGTTCGATATTAGAGGATTCTACTGTTATTGAAAGTTTGTCATCAAAGGAGTCTAAGAGTTCTTTAAAAATTTCTAATCCAAGAATATCTTCTGCATTTTGTGGACGTAGTAAAGCAAATACTGTTAACTGTGTTGCTTTAGTTTCAACACAAGATCAATCATTAATGCTTCTTAAAATGCCAg GTTCAATAAAATGGCACAGAGAAGAAtctttaactaatattataaatgtagagTTTGTGGATTTACCAGTTTCTGATATTGAAGCAGCAATTGAAAAAGAATTTGGAAACAAAGAAT CATTTTTGGATCACAGTGTATCAA ctGGCGCTTTCAGTATGTTTGTTCGACGTTTGTTCAGTCAGTTACAACAATTACGCACTCTGTTTGCAACTGTTCTTGGAATAATTGAATCACCTTCTGAAACGACTGGAACAAAAAGTAATCTAGTTCGGGATCAGTTTggtttacataaaattattgtaactgTTACTAGTGCAGGAAAG ATATTTGGAATTGACAATTTAAATGGTGAAATTCTCTGGTCTGTTCTGTTGTGTGGTGTTGGAACATTCTATGAAAACAAGGTTAATGGATTGCCATCAGCTCCTATGCATTTACAAAGAAACTcaaaacatttatcatattcACCAATGTGTACACTGTTATTGAAAAGcgaa gATTCAGAAAATACagttttgtttacatttaacCCAATTAATGGTGAATCCAAAA ATGGTGTTACACAAGTTCCATACAGAGTTGTACAAGCTGTTCCTCTTCCAGTTTTGAATATTGAGATGGTCCGTAGTCTAATATTGTTTGACAGTTCCAATTTGCCTCATCTTTATCCTGCTGATACATCATTATCCTCTAAGCCACCTCCATTGTATATATACATTGCTAATCCTACAAATGGATTATTGCAAGGATTCACTGTTGATGTACCAATCTCAGGAAAG GATCTTTCTGCTAAAGAAGTTTGGAAAACACAATTCAATAAACCTACTCAAATAATAGCGATTGGCTCACGAGATGCTATGGAACATGTACATTCTCAGGGTAGAGTTCTAAGTGACAGAAgtgttttatacaaatatattaatccCAATATGGTGGCTATTTTGACGTTGGCTCCTGATACAACACATAAAA GTGTTTTGACATTACATTTGTTGGATGCAGTCAGcggtataattatttactctGTTGTTCATAAACGAGCTTCTCATCCTATACATTTAGTTCATTCTGAAAATTGGCTATTATGTTCCTATTACAATGATAAAACTAGACGAACTGAAATAGCATCTTATGAGCTGTATGATGGAAATCAACTTTCAAACTCTTCag atttttcttcCGTTGGAGGTAGTTTAATCCCCCCAATTGTAGAAAAGCAAGCTTACATACTTCCTGGATTTTTACAAGCCATGAAACCAACCATCACTGAAAAAGGAATTACCAGCAAACATATATTAA tgGCTACTACAACTGGTCATTTATTAGAAGTACCTTGGGCATTTTTAGACCCTCGTAGACCATTAGGTGAACCTAAAGAAGAAGGAGCGATACCGTACATCCCTGAACTTCCAATGCCATCTGAatctatgataaattataacaaaagtcTCATGCGAGTTGATGGTATATACACTACACCCAGCAGTCTAGAATCTACATGTTTAGTTTTTGTTTATGGATtag atttattttatacaagagTGGCTCCTTCTAAAACGTTTGATGTACTGAAAGAAGATTTTGATTatctagtaataattattgttaccaCAATTCTTTTAATAAGTGCTTATGTAACAAAAAACCTTGCCTCGCAAAAAGCATTAAAACAAGCATGGAAATAA
- the LOC132951803 gene encoding syndecan-like, translating into MGPKIVCLAVICVFLVHNVLAQSNKNVSSTKPVKPYKEELFIDDESDNADDGDTDKLDADDMMLGEEGSGMGPPSKGTGAEDMESSGSGYGPDDEDAQVSGKNKGKAGVDTEEDEDDMDDGDDEDEDDNEDFDTDKSQKVFTPVTTASTTTTTVKSPDEESNFPEQPKQDNDDVNLAPSVPSVPEVPQTTSTSTLPPPPSNAIDEHSSSNGVYISPNSHPERTSSFFAQPGILAAVIGGAVVGLLCAILVVMFIVYRMRKKDEGSYPLEETKRSPATNPYLKSSHREFYA; encoded by the exons ATGGGACCGAAAATCGTTTGCCTGGCGGTCATCTGCGTTTTTCTCGTGCACAAT gtgcTTGCACaatctaataaaaatgtttcttccACTAAACCAGTAAAACCATATAAGGAGgaattatttattgatgatGAATCTGATAATGCAGATGATGGTGATACCGATAAATTAGATGCTGATGATATGATGCTAGGTGAAGAAGGTAGTGGTATGGGTCCCCCATCAAAAGGAACCGGGGCTGAAGACATGGAATCTAGTGGTTCCGGTTATGGGCCTGATGATGAGGATGCACAAGTTAGTGGTAAAAACAAAGGTAAAGCAGGAGTTGATACTGAGGAAGATGAAGACGATATGGATGATGGtgatgatgaagatgaagatgacaATGAAGATTTTGATACAGATAAGTCACAAAAGGTGTTTACTCCTGTAACTACTGCATCAACTACGACTACAACAGTTAAGAGTCCCGATGAAGAATCTAATTTCCCTGAACAG ccTAAACAAGACAATGATGATGTCAATCTGGCACCTAGTGTACCTAGTGTACCTGAAGTACCTCAGACTACATCTACGTCTACTCTTCCACCACCTCCTTCCAACGCTATTGATGAACATTCTAGCAGTAATGGAGTCTATATAAGTCCAAACAGCCATCCTGAGCGAACATCTTCATTTTTCGCACAACCTGGCATACTtgcag CTGTTATTGGAGGTGCCGTTGTGGGATTGTTGTGCGCGATTTTAGTAGTTATGTTCATTGTATACAGGATGCGTAAAAAGGACGAGGGTTCTTATCCCTTAGAAGAAACTAAACGTTCACCAGCTACAAATCCATACCTAAAATCTTCACATCGCGAATTTTATGCATGA